The nucleotide sequence CATGGCGTTTTGCTACTTCTGTGAGAACAGAGATATATTCTTTGATCAACTTGTTATTCCGATATTTTTGTTTTGTCTCATCGACTGCTGGTGGCGTGATAAAGAAAGCATGATCAGAACTATAGTCTTTTTTCAGCTGAACTATCATCCACTGCAGATTTTTTGGTACGTTTCTTTAGAAAGTTGTTTATGCTCTGCTAGATCATTCGTCCCAATGAGAATAAATACTTTATCTGCTGTATAGCTAAGTACATCTTTGGCAAAGCGTTCTCGTAGAGCTTGACTGTTA is from Enterococcus faecium and encodes:
- a CDS encoding esterase, producing MIVQLKKDYSSDHAFFITPPAVDETKQKYRNNKLIKEYISVLTEVAKRHDCEVSIFIRNFLNKWIRRIFIMG
- a CDS encoding SGNH/GDSL hydrolase family protein yields the protein MIVRKETLKEPMLNVYLQNKISGIHIMNTAVSGNNSQALRERFAKDVLSYTADKVFILIGTNDLAEHKQLSKETYQKICSG